A stretch of Bombina bombina isolate aBomBom1 chromosome 2, aBomBom1.pri, whole genome shotgun sequence DNA encodes these proteins:
- the LOC128647331 gene encoding serine/threonine-protein kinase MARK2-like, with protein MPSVEPSEEHPFIGKYNLLKTLGKGGYAEVKLAKHNKTGREVAIKIIKKQQMDSVHIQKLFQEVKIMKRLDHPHIIKLYKVIDTRTTLYLVLEYASGGDLFHYLVEHGRIKEDKARVLFHQLLEATNHCHQKCIVHRDIKPENILFDSEGNLKLSDFGLSDTFSLGKRMNKFPGTATHIPPEFYQHKEYIGPEVDIWALGVVLYQMVTCSLPFYSPKLATLRELILQGHYEVPSYVSIECKTLLSKLLVEDPNLRRLIEPIKKDRWISVGPQVDPETTDGPSTTNIEKDDEIRSNVLTSPSIQDPKRTESNSTENSEKPICRKKRARSISSLGGELDDYVIWSSELPPLKKLKLDNSDNHDSDNDIFVTAKSRPSSPDSEAPCAEKHQEPSMSSTPLEDRAENHTAGENGRSRWRRLWHRVMGLFCCCCCTK; from the coding sequence ATGCCTTCAGTTGAACCATCGGAAGAGCATCCATTCATAGGAAAATACAATCTCCTTAAAACACTTGGAAAAGGCGGCTATGCTGAGGTGAAATTAGCGAAGCATAACAAGACTGGCAGAGAAGTTGCaatcaaaataataaagaaacaacAGATGGACTCTGTTCATATTCAAAAGCTTTTCCAGGAAGTTAAAATTATGAAGCGGCTAGATCACCCTCATATAATTAAATTGTATAAGGTGATTGATACCAGGACCACTCTTTATCTTGTTCTGGAATATGCAAGTGGAGGGGATCTTTTCCATTACTTAGTAGAACATGGACGCATTAAAGAGGACAAAGCGCGTGTTCTCTTCCATCAGCTGTTGGAAGCAACAAATCACTGTCATCAAAAATGCATTGTTCACAGAGACATAAAGCCTGAGAACATCCTATTTGACTCTGAAGGGAACCTTAAGCTCTCAGACTTTGGATTAAGTGATACATTCAGTCTAGGGAAAAGGATGAATAAATTCCCTGGTACAGCAACGCACATACCACCAGAATTTTATCAACATAAAGAGTACattgggccagaagtggacatctggGCCCTTGGTGTGGTTCTGTACCAAATGGTTACTTGTTCCCTACCGTTTTATAGCCCAAAACTGGCAACATTGCGAGAGCTTATTCTTCAGGGCCACTATGAAGTTCCATCCTATGTATCTATCGAATGTAAGACCCTTCTGAGCAAACTCCTGGTTGAAGACCCCAACTTGAGACGTTTGATTGAGCCAATCAAGAAAGATCGATGGATAAGCGTAGGACCTCAGGTGGATCCTGAAACAACAGATGGCCCCTCCACAACCAACATTGAAAAAGATGATGAAATAAGATCTAATGTGTTGACAAGTCCATCTATTCAGGATCCCAAAAGAACAGAGAGCAACTCAACAGAGAATAGTGAAAAGCCCATATGCAGAAAAAAGAGAGCTAGATCAATCTCATCTCTGGGCGGAGAACTTGACGACTATGTGATATGGAGTTCTGAGCTGCCCCCTTTGAAAAAATTGAAATTGGATAACAGTGATAACCATGATAGTGATAATGACATTTTTGTCACTGCCAAATCAAGGCCATCATCTCCTGATTCTGAAGCCCCATGTGCTGAAAAACATCAGGAGCCTTCCATGTCTTCAACCCCTCTAGAGG